One window of Daphnia carinata strain CSIRO-1 chromosome 7, CSIRO_AGI_Dcar_HiC_V3, whole genome shotgun sequence genomic DNA carries:
- the LOC130695404 gene encoding F-actin-uncapping protein LRRC16A-like isoform X4 — MALGDKKDTLTQDIHESVRNVLGKHVKIMERRAVRMETKGDKMENRILVFTPCRLFVFTPKIPTKIDFNLHYLDLQSIESKKLSQLTLSTMDKVYSFHTQEELNQTSDSLITAIVTAISDLFPGIPIDQVVRRIDVSPVGRMENLSNLLRGSNSETELSIPCGNFSRQYACMCDYYGLPYREEVAWDVDTIYMSHNSKELNLRDFDHLDPKDLIPIIAALELNSFFLQFRCSHLKLSHECSERLLAVLKKSATLEEIYVDNAGFKGDFANKLSMAIISNSNSSLHGIDLSHNLIEDRGITSLCGFLAKVRQGATNLSSSLSKAHRGLVKLSLSHCGLTGKGVAQIGHALALNKCMSSSLQHLDLSNNVAKDDINTICSFLAQPNVLTFLNLSNTDIALEPIFGALLRGGTTHLRHLDLSKNYFSTKKGKELPPSFKQYFTSALALRTVILSHCKITPEALKNLLLGLACNESIDNVTLDLSNNILGNGGCHVLESCIHGVRCVSTLDISDNGIDVEMAGVLLSISRNKSMKKLILNKNFQNMKSKHAATVIDAFVHLLQEEDCVIEALSLVDCKLKSELYSLINAVGSNQSLQHLDLNGNYMGDPGARLLSKALQINTSLRALSIDRNSITVHGYSDIAYALESNRTLRCLSYPLHDIMVAAKTGTDKVDVLWKQIQEALQRNMSLAGPSPNGTSTSVRLHQQGETTNTSSQNQLVDRLIMQVNEAIRSLQRQGSEGRAGDIEIARNLLVDAHAAKELLGKLQSNVEVAQDNISLSSSMKPMVDELQALLTSHLQSIGDNLWHCALQHCNTVMSDSSVSDQLRKSIENQSFFPVSVIRKAVMENATLQLTEKFDELSTALCRTVSENVMDEVVQSLTNIYKTLAGDSNPPLDCKKRSSTPDVLKSRTRINSEMNTQHGEDESEDTLDQQSNRSPVATPVASKRRNLLSRKLRPKSTVGMGQGASADDIPDLVPPLNEQLSGMHHQGEDPDANEEEPGVNVDESQADVSRKSAPLKHLGLSRPKKPKTRLPTRSAAALRVGNSETASQESLDVEGDLSQGLDTFFHTTTMATTTGGSSVSLGSSRMRGSLGSVSSAELGSPSLESVSAESSPMHRSVAGDKLGEEVGSSSREELTLDEDAVKLKEKRKSEDDLSSTTKEKRKDSGRGMGVRLLSSIFGKNPSPSPTSDGSPSPAPSKSPVAKTKLTSVTKEQESESKPVEDEAEPAVPKRSAVPSKLGIGVGGNVLAEMKARQERRISGILKQNSEESDFSERGIEKGEPNKANNLSPNPLGGIRLRPTPHTPEEQEPPKLPERNNVRFIRPAGLEEVESDRNKPANPLTGFRLRHRGGADEPETAKLEDKSNALNQIRLRATSAVVDDSPSPDPSGDAKANPLSGVRLRSTGINVTDPLKSPNNGDSNAENKNDSRNSLTKLKPPPLAPKPRPWSIVGSDKKTDDIDGADAAKENDAKEAVKPSKVRAMAAAVNFNNSGSGTGRTSS, encoded by the exons ATGGCACTCGGTGATAAAAAGGATACCCTCACCCAGGATATTCACG AGAGTGTCAGGAATGTCCTTGGTAAACATGTCAAAATCATGGAGAGGAGAGCTGTCCGAATGGAGACCAAAGGCGataaaatggaaaatagaATCCTT GTTTTTACTCCCTGTCGACTATTTGTGTTTACACCTAAAATTCCAACCAAGATTGACTTTAATCTTCACTACCTTGACTTACAATCCATTGAAAGCAAGAAGCTGTCCCAG CTTACCTTGTCAACAATGGACAAGGTATATTCCTTCCACACCCAAGAGGAGCTGAACCAGACCTCTGATTCTCTGATCACTGCCATAGTTACTGCAATTAGTGACTTGTTTCCAGGGATTCCAATTGA TCAAGTGGTACGACGTATTGACGTTAGTCCGGTAGGTCGAATGGAGAACCTTTCCAATCTCCTTCGTGGTTCCAATAGCGAAACTGAATTAAGCATTCCGTGTGGAAACTTCTCTCGTCAATATGCTTGTATGTGTGATTACTATGGGTTGCCGTATCGAGAAGAAGTTGCTTGG gaTGTGGATACGATCTACATGTCACACAACTCGAAAGAGTTGAATCTTCGAGATTTCGACCATTTAGATCCCAA GGATTTAATTCCCATCATCGCTGCTTTGGAGCTCAACTCCTTTTTCCTCCAGTTCCGCTGCAGTCACTTAAAGCTGTCACATGAGTGCTCGGAACGTCTGTTGGCCGTACTCAAGAAGTCGGCCACACTCGAAGAGATCTATGTTGACAATGCTGGTTTCAAAGG GGATTTTGCCAACAAGCTTAGCATGGCTATCATATCGAATTCAAATAGCTCACTTCACGGGATCGACTTGTCGCACAATCTCATCGAAGATCGTG GCATAACTAGTCTTTGCGGTTTCCTGGCCAAAGTTAGACAAG GCGCCACGAATCTCAGCTCGTCACTGTCCAAGGCCCATCGCGGTCTAGTGAAGCTCTCGCTTTCCCACTGCGGGCTAACTGGAAAGGGCGTGGCTCAAATTGGCCACGCTCTCGCCCTCAACAAGTGCATGTCCTCGTCGTTGCAGCATCTGGATTTGAGCAATAACGTTGCCAAAGATGACATCAAT ACGATCTGTAGCTTTCTTGCCCAACCGAATGTGCTGACATTTCTAAATTTATCAAACACGGACATCGCACTAGAGCCG ATATTTGGAGCTCTTTTACGAGGAGGCACGACTCATCTACGTCACCTTGATTTATCGAAAAACTATTTCTCAACCAAGAAGGGCAAAGAGCTGCCACCATCCTTCAAGCAGTATTTCACTTCCGCTCTGGCGTTGCGTACCGTTATCCTGTCTCATTGCAAAATAACACCAGAAGCGCTGAA GAATCTTCTTCTTGGTCTGGCTTGCAACGAATCTATCGATAATGTCACGTTGGATCTGAGTAATAACATCTTGGGCAACGGCGGCTGCCACGTCCTTGAGTCATGCATCCATGGCGTTCGATGCGTTTCGACTCTGGACATTAGCGACAATGGTATCGATGTGGAAATGGCCGGTGTTTTACTGTCGATAAGCCGCAACAAGTCGATGAAGAAACTTATCCTCAACAAGAACTTCCAAAACATGAAATCTAAGCACGCTGCCACCGTCATCGATGCCTTCGTTCATCTCTTGCAG GAAGAGGACTGCGTTATTGAGGCATTAAGTTTGGTGGATTGCAAATTGAAGAGCGAACTGTATAGTTTAATCAACGCAGTTGGAAGCAATCAATCGTTGCAGCATCTTGACCTTAA CGGTAATTATATGGGTGATCCGGGCGCTCGTCTACTTTCCAAAGCCTTACAGATCAATACGTCCCTAAGAGCACTATCGATTGACCGGAATAGCATTACCGTCCATGGTTACAGTGATATTGCTTACGCGCTGGAAAG tAACCGGACACTAAGGTGCCTGTCGTACCCGCTGCACGATATCATGGTTGCCGCCAAGACCGGCACGGACAAAGTAGACGTCCTTTGGAAGCAGATACAAGAAGCACTACAGCGCAACATGTCGCTTGCGGGTCCGTCGCCCAACGGGACGTCGACATCAGTTCGTTTACATCAACAGGGTGAAACGACCAATACTAGTTCTCAGAATCAGTTGGTGGATCGACTTATCATGCAAGTGAACGAGGCCATTCGTAGCCTCCAGCGGCAGGGTAGTGAGGGAAGGGCGGGTGATATCGAAATCGCGCGAAATCTGCTAGTCGACGCCCACGCCGCGAAAGAG cTTCTTGGCAAACTTCAATCCAACGTCGAAGTGGCTCAGGATAACATATCTTTGAGTTCGTCGATGAAGCCAATGGTCGACGAACTGCAGGCATTGCTTACCTCTCATTTGCAAAGCATTGGCGATAATTTGTGGCATTGCGCACTTCAGCACTGCAACACTGTCATGAGCGATTCATCTGTCTCTGATCAGCTTAGAAAATCGATCGAGAACCAATCGTTTTTTCCCGTCAGCGTAATCCGAAAAGCCGTGATGGAGAACGCCACTTTACAATTGACGGAGAAATTCGATGAGTTATCGACGGCTCTCTGTCGTACAGTCTCCGAAAACGTCATGGATGAAGTTGTTCAATCTTTGACGAACATCTATAAGACCTTG GCGGGAGATTCCAACCCTCCCCTAGATTGTAAAAAGCGGTCGTCCACGCCAGATGTACTCAAATCCCGGACAAGAATCAACTCAGAAATGAACACCCAACATGGCGAAGACGAGTCTGAAGACACGCTCGATCAACAATCGAATCGCTCACCGGTG GCAACACCAGTGGCAAGCAAACGAAGAAATCTGTTGAGTCGAAAATTGCGACCCAAGTCGACGGTTGGCATGGGGCAAGGTGCTTCTGCTGATGACATTCCTGATCTCGTTCCCCCGTTGAATGAGCAACTCTCTGGCATGCATCACCAGGGTGAAGATCCCGATGCAAACGAAGAAGAGCCCGGTGTCAATGTCGACGAATCTCAGGCAGATGTCTCCAGAAAATCAGCTCCCTTAAAACATTTGGGTTTAAGTCGGCCCAAAAAACCTAAAACGCGATTGCCTACACGAAGTGCCGCCGCTTTGCGCGTCGGCAATTCAGAGACCGCCTCTCAAGAAAGCTTGGACGTAGAAGGAGATCTTAGCCAAGGGCTAGACACGTTTTTTCACACGACTACAATGGCAACCACAACAG GCGGTAGCAGCGTAAGTTTAGGTAGTAGCCGGATGCGAGGTAGTTTGGGGAGTGTCAGTAGCGCCGAATTGGGTTCGCCCTCATTAGAAAGCGTGTCAGCTGAAAGCAGCCCGATGCACCGTTCTGTGGCTGGTGACAAATTAGGAGAGGAGGTTGGCAGTAGCAGCAGGGAGGAGCTCACTCTCGACGAAGACGCTGTCAAATTAAAGGAGAAACGTAAGAGCGAAGATGATTTGTCCTCAACGACTAAGGAAAAGCGAAAAGATTCTGG CCGTGGAATGGGAGTTAGATTGTTGTCTTCCATATTCGGTAAAAATCCAAGTCCGTCTCCGACGAGCGATGGTTCGCCGTCGCCCGCACCTAGCAAATCTCCTGTGGCGAAAACCAAACTCACGTCGGTGACCAAGGAGCAAGAATCTGAATCAAAGCCAGTTGAAGATGAAGCTGAACCTGCTGTGCCCAAACGATCTGCTGTTCCATCCAAATTGGGCATCGGCGTCGGAGGGAACGTGCTGGCTGAAATGAAAGCCAGACAGGAGCGTCGAATATCTGGAATACTCAAGCAGAATTCTGAAGAATCTGATTTCTCCGAACGGGGGATAGAAAAAGGGGAACCTAATAAAGCCAATAATTTGTCGCCCAATCCTCTCGGAGGAATCAGACTGCGACCAACTCCTCACACGCCAGAAGAACAGGAGCCACCGAAATTGCCTGAAAGAAATAACGTTCGCTTTATTCGACCAGCGGGACTAGAGGAAGTGGAATCAGACCGAAACAAACCAGCCAACCCACTAACCGGCTTCCGGCTGCGTCATAGGGGCGGTGCTGATGAACCTGAAACGGCTAAATTAGAAGATAAATCTAATGCGTTAAATCAGATAAGATTGAGGGCTACTAGTGCGGTGGTGGACGATTCACCTTCGCCCGATCCATCTGGTGACGCAAAAGCTAATCCACTAAGTGGAGTACGATTACGTTCTACCGGAATCAACGTGACAGATCCGCTCAAATCGCCCAATAATGGCGATTCTAACGCTGAAAACAAGAACGATTCAAGGAACTCTCTGACTAAATTGAAGCCTCCTCCCCTAGCCCCCAAGCCTAGACCTTGGTCAATTGTAGGCTCTGACAAGAAAACTG ACGACATTGATGGAGCTGATgcggcaaaagaaaatgacgcGAAAGAAGCTGTGAAGCCGAGCAAAGTTCGAGCCATGGCAGCAGCCGtcaattttaacaattcaGGCTCTG GAACAGGACGGACTTCCAGTTGA